One Ricinus communis isolate WT05 ecotype wild-type chromosome 7, ASM1957865v1, whole genome shotgun sequence genomic region harbors:
- the LOC8272996 gene encoding calcium uniporter protein 2, mitochondrial, with protein MAFKKTLAQRIFRISKITNQSLTNCRISNPAILSRFPKSPSKANIAPEPGDNGIFRRLFHKRAFFQPPISPELRAMPIGENLMEKLRSFDIAKGRIRLDGLIPPEIKESDGPKPEERREELSVAGARKLLRAVQLEMVKSRLREVESGWIAYPDFVRICGEGCSDPEQGSRVAKMLDESGTVIVLGDVVFLKPEQVVKAIGGLIPLPATNPNDPRRKELEEMEKKKVVIDRKADTLVRRELWCGLGYLVVQTAAFMRLTFWELTWDVMEPICFYVTSMYCMAGYAFFLRTSKEPSFEGFYQSRFNAKQQRLMKLHNFDAKRYQQLLKICYPQPASFSGQVPAISTC; from the exons ATGGCGTTCAAGAAAACCCTAGCTCAACGAATCTTTAGAATATCTAAAATTACCAATCAGTCCTTAACAAATTGTCGTATTTCCAATCCTGCAATCCTGTCTCGTTTCCCTAAAAGCCCTAGCAAAGCAAACATTGCTCCAGAGCCTGGAGATAATGGAATATTCCGGCGATTATTCCACAAAAGAGCGTTTTTCCAGCCTCCAATTTCCCCGGAGCTCCGGGCAATGccaataggagaaaacctGATGGAGAAACTCAGGTCTTTTGACATTGCAAAAGGCAGAATCAGATTGGACGGATTGATACCGCCGGAAATCAAAGAATCCGACGGACCAAAGCCGGAGGAGAGGCGAGAGGAGTTGTCGGTAGCCGGTGCGAGGAAGCTGCTGAGGGCGGTGCAATTAGAGATGGTGAAGTCGAGGTTAAGAGAGGTGGAGAGTGGTTGGATAGCGTATCCCGATTTTGTTCGGATCTGTGGAGAAGGTTGTTCGGATCCGGAACAAGGAAGTCGGGTGGCGAAAATGCTGGATGAGTCTGGGACAGTCATAGTCTTGGGAGATGTGGTGTTTCTTAAACCGGAACAG GTAGTGAAAGCAATTGGAGGACTAATCCCATTACCAGCAACCAACCCAAATGATCCGAGAAGAAAGGAACTCGAAGaaatggagaaaaagaaagtcgTAATCGACAGAAAAGCCGACACCCTTGTTCGTCGAGAACTGTGGTGTGGCCTTGGCTATCTGGTTGTCCAAACAGCTGCCTTCATGAGGCTAACATTTTGGGAACTTACATGGGATGTGATGGAGCCAATTTGCTTCTATGTCACTTCCATGTATTGTATGGCAGGATACGCCTTCTTCCTCAGGACATCCAAAGAACCCTCTTTTGAAGGTTTCTATCAAAGCAGGTTTAATGCCAAGCAGCAAAGACTCATGAAGCTTCACAATTTTGATGCCAAGAGGTATCAGCAGCTTCTAAAAATTTGTTACCCGCAACCTGCTTCTTTTTCAGGGCAGGTCCCTGCAATTTCTACATGCTAA
- the LOC8272986 gene encoding elongation of fatty acids protein 3-like yields MDITAATMTQSLTYHLSNHPSIITFRWSHSQSWGSTWSFLFSSITFYLSFSLIMHVFLSIILRRERSVPLGPIPALHSLFMSLLSAIIFSGILLSAAAEIQETKWFWRRSKTPFQWLLCFPLGTRPSGRVFFWSYIYYVSRFLHMLRTLFTILQQRKLSFFQLFNNSILAFMSFLWLEFSQSFQVLAILLATLVYSVVYGYRFWTAIGLPSACFPFVENCQIVLLGCNLACHVGVLLLHLMKGGCNGIGAWIFNSVLNGAILLLFLNFYVKMHLAKKKKKKQLQLETAAVIKEDE; encoded by the coding sequence ATGGACATCACCGCCGCCACTATGACCCAATCTTTAACTTACCACCTCTCCAACCATCCTTCTATTATCACTTTCAGATGGAGTCACTCGCAATCCTGGGGCTCGACATGgtcatttcttttctcttcaattACTTTctacctttctttttctcttattatgcATGTCTTTTTATCTATAATTCTCCGTCGGGAAAGGTCTGTCCCGTTAGGACCTATACCGGCGCTTCATAGTCTGTTCATGTCATTGCTCTCAGCTATTATTTTCTCGGGAATTCTCCTTTCTGCCGCCGCTGAAATTCAAGAAACTAAATGGTTTTGGCGACGCTCAAAAACCCCATTTCAGTGGCTACTCTGTTTTCCTTTAGGTACTAGACCCTCCGGTCGTGTATTCTTTTGGTcgtatatttattatgtttcAAGATTCCTCCATATGTTGCGTACTCTGTTTACTATTTTACAGCAAAGAAAACTGTCTTTTTTCCAGTTATTTAACAACTCCATCTTAGCATTCATGTCGTTTTTATGGCTTGAATTCTCTCAATCTTTTCAAGTGCTGGCCATACTTTTGGCGACGCTGGTTTACTCTGTCGTTTATGGGTATAGATTTTGGACGGCAATTGGATTACCCAGTGCTTGTTTCCCTTTTGTGGAGAATTGTCAGATTGTATTGTTGGGTTGTAATCTTGCTTGCCATGTTGGCGTGCTGTTGCTTCATTTGATGAAAGGTGGGTGTAATGGAATTGGGGCCTGGATCTTTAATTCTGTGCTTAATGGAGCCATCTTGTTGCTcttcttgaatttttatgtGAAGATGCATTTagcaaagaagaagaagaagaagcagctTCAGCTCGAAACTGCTGCAGTTATTAAAGAAGATGAATGA